The following proteins come from a genomic window of Musa acuminata AAA Group cultivar baxijiao chromosome BXJ1-7, Cavendish_Baxijiao_AAA, whole genome shotgun sequence:
- the LOC135581897 gene encoding protein LSD1-like isoform X1, giving the protein MPVPLAPYPTPPPPLAPPNGGQSQLVCSGCRNLLLYPQGAKSVCCAVCRAVTTVPPPGTEMAQLICGGCHTLLMYIRGASSVQCSCCHTVNLALEANQVAHVNCGNCQMLLMYQYGARSVKCAVCNFVTSIGASPSTEQKA; this is encoded by the exons ATGCCGGTCCCTCTTGCTCCGTATCCCACACCTCCACCTCCATTAGCACCACCAAATG GTGGGCAGAGCCAACTTGTTTGTTCTGGCTGTAGAAATCTCCTTCTCTATCCACAAGGGGCGAAATCAGTATGCTGTGCTGTTTGCAGAGCAGTGACCACTGTACCTCCTCCTG GAACAGAAATGGCACAGTTGATCTGTGGAGGATGCCACACGCTACTGATGTATATACGAGGAGCAAGCAGCGTTCAGTGTTCTTGCTGTCACACGGTAAATCTGGCTCTGGAAG CAAATCAGGTAGCACATGTGAATTGTGGGAACTGCCAAATGCTGCTGATGTATCAATATGGAGCAAGATCAGTGAAATGTGCAGTCTGCAACTTTGTCACTTCCATTGGG GCTTCTCCAAGCACTGAGCAAAAAGCCTAG
- the LOC135581897 gene encoding protein LSD1-like isoform X2: MPVPLAPYPTPPPPLAPPNGGQSQLVCSGCRNLLLYPQGAKSVCCAVCRAVTTVPPPEMAQLICGGCHTLLMYIRGASSVQCSCCHTVNLALEANQVAHVNCGNCQMLLMYQYGARSVKCAVCNFVTSIGASPSTEQKA, encoded by the exons ATGCCGGTCCCTCTTGCTCCGTATCCCACACCTCCACCTCCATTAGCACCACCAAATG GTGGGCAGAGCCAACTTGTTTGTTCTGGCTGTAGAAATCTCCTTCTCTATCCACAAGGGGCGAAATCAGTATGCTGTGCTGTTTGCAGAGCAGTGACCACTGTACCTCCTCCTG AAATGGCACAGTTGATCTGTGGAGGATGCCACACGCTACTGATGTATATACGAGGAGCAAGCAGCGTTCAGTGTTCTTGCTGTCACACGGTAAATCTGGCTCTGGAAG CAAATCAGGTAGCACATGTGAATTGTGGGAACTGCCAAATGCTGCTGATGTATCAATATGGAGCAAGATCAGTGAAATGTGCAGTCTGCAACTTTGTCACTTCCATTGGG GCTTCTCCAAGCACTGAGCAAAAAGCCTAG
- the LOC135678286 gene encoding transcription factor MYC2-like, protein MQRSDHRRAFMNLWNDDNTSVMEAFLSSSATVAAPDHHSFWPPLPPPPASIPASSSSTTSSTHSTVTSSAPAHFSPDTLQQRLHSLIEGAREKWTYAIFWQSSPASGAAVLTWGDGYYRGCEEDKRKPLRSGASSTAEQEHRKHVLRELNALIYGGCGGGDDAADEEVTDTEWFFLVSMTQTFAPGAGHPGQAFLSGSPAWIAGADRMAAAPCERVRQAQAFGLRTMACVPLESGVVELGSTHDIFQSSEILSKVRLLFGQGSGRRPAAASWPTPQPAVAEQGLLDPCMLWMSEPSAPKPPSHFDKPNSGSLTENPNLNFTGEIKTIPSTPVGGGGGTLYVDNHIPYEIKKATSRESNDEAFLSSSADVVAAEVKSEGGCGGGNLFGADSDHSDLEASAREVTSSAVMEPPEKRPKKRGRKPANGREEPLDHVEAERQRREKLNQRFYALRSVVPNVSKMDKASLLADAVTYINELRSKMQALESDKRKLQSELGVLKMERESGSGRQMPPAGPRPAASNWPGRCSEVEVEVKILGWEAMIRVQCDRRCHPSARLMMALSELDLEVYYANVSVVKDLMIQQVTVKMTSRIYTQEQLTAALFASVTADHPPHAM, encoded by the coding sequence ATGCAACGGTCGGATCACCGCCGCGCTTTCATGAACCTTTGGAACGACGACAACACCTCCGTCATGGAGGccttcctctcctcctcggccACCGTCGCCGCCCCCGACCACCACAGCTTCTGGCCGCCGCTACCTCCGCCTCCGGCTTCCATCCCCGCTTCCTCCTCatccaccacctcctccacccATTCCACCGTCACCTCATCGGCTCCGGCGCACTTCAGCCCGGACACCCTCCAGCAGCGCCTCCATTCGCTGATCGAGGGAGCCCGGGAGAAATGGACCTACGCCATCTTCTGGCAGTCCTCCCCTGCCAGCGGTGCCGCCGTTCTCACCTGGGGCGACGGCTACTACAGGGGCTGCGAGGAGGACAAGCGGAAGCCGCTCCGCAGCGGTGCGTCGTCAACGGCGGAGCAGGAGCATCGCAAGCACGTGCTCCGGGAGCTCAACGCCCTCATCTACGGGGGATGCGGCGGAGGCGACGACGCGGCGGACGAGGAGGTCACCGACACCGAGTGGTTCTTCCTCGTGTCCATGACCCAGACCTTCGCTCCCGGCGCTGGCCACCCCGGCCAGGCTTTTCTCTCAGGCTCGCCGGCCTGGATCGCCGGGGCGGACCGCATGGCGGCGGCACCGTGTGAGCGGGTGCGGCAGGCGCAGGCATTCGGGCTGAGGACGATGGCCTGCGTCCCCCTCGAGAGCGGCGTCGTGGAGCTCGGTTCGACGCACGACATcttccagagctcggagatcttgAGCAAGGTCAGATTGCTCTTCGGCCAAGGCAGTGGCCGCCGACCCGCGGCCGCATCCTGGCCTACACCGCAGCCGGCGGTGGCGGAGCAGGGGTTGCTGGATCCCTGCATGCTCTGGATGTCGGAGCCTTCGGCGCCGAAGCCCCCTTCTCATTTCGATAAACCCAATTCCGGCAGTCTCACCGAAAACCCTAACCTCAATTTCACCGGCGAGATCAAAACGATTCCCTCCACGCCCGTCGGCGGAGGCGGAGGAACCCTCTACGTCGACAACCACATCCCGTATGAGATCAAGAAGGCGACGTCGAGGGAGAGCAACGACGAGGCATTCCTTTCCTCGTCCGCTGATGTCGTGGCGGCGGAAGTGAAGTCCGAGGGCGGTTGCGGCGGCGGGAATCTCTTCGGCGCAGACTCGGACCACTCGGACCTCGAGGCGTCGGCCCGGGAGGTGACAAGCAGCGCCGTAATGGAGCCCCCGGAGAAAAGACCCAAGAAGCGCGGCCGGAAGCCTGCCAACGGCCGGGAGGAGCCGCTCGACCACGTGGAGGCAGAGCGGCAGCGCCGGGAGAAGCTGAACCAGCGGTTCTACGCCCTCCGCTCCGTCGTCCCCAACGTGTCCAAGATGGACAAGGCCTCCCTCCTCGCCGACGCCGTCACCTACATCAACGAGCTCCGCTCCAAGATGCAGGCTCTCGAGTCCGACAAACGAAAGCTGCAGTCGGAGCTCGGCGTCCTCAAGATGGAAAGAGAGTCCGGATCCGGCCGCCAGATGCCGCCTGCGGGCCCCAGGCCCGCCGCATCGAACTGGCCCGGGCGCTGCAGCGAAGTGGAGGTGGAGGTGAAGATACTAGGCTGGGAGGCCATGATTCGGGTGCAGTGCGACAGGAGGTGCCACCCGTCGGCGAGGCTGATGATGGCGCTGAGCGAACTGGACCTCGAGGTGTACTACGCCAACGTCTCGGTGGTGAAGGACCTCATGATCCAGCAGGTGACCGTGAAGATGACGAGCCGCATCTACACCCAGGAGCAGCTCACTGCCGCGCTGTTCGCCAGCGTAACAGCTGATCATCCTCCTCACGCCATGTAG